The stretch of DNA CGGAGGGGTGCCCCGGAGGAGATAGGTGTTGATCTCGGAGTCGATGCAGCGGCTGCCGCGGCGGTAGGCGGTGTGGCCGTCACCGTCGTAGGTCAGCAGGCGGGCCGAGGAGAGCTGGCGGGACAGGGACTGGGCCCAGCGGTAGGGGGTCGCCGGGTCGCGGGTGGTGCCGACGACCACGATGGGGGCCGCGCCCTTGGCCTCGATGCGGTGCGGCCGGCCGGTGGGCTGTACCGGCCAGTACGCGCAGTTCAGCGTGTTCCAGGCGAGGCCGCGGCCGAAGACCGGGGAGGCCTTCTCGAAGGCGGGGAGGGATTCCTCCACCTGCTCGGGGCCTGCGAAGGGCGCCGGCAGGTCCAGGCAGTTCACGGCGGCGTTGGCGTACATCAGGTTGCTGTAGTGGCCGCCGGAGTCGCGTTCGTAGTAGCTGTCGGAGAGGGCCAGCAGCGTGGAGCCGTCGTTCTTCTTCATCGCCGACGCCAACGCCGAGCGCAGTTGCGGCCAGGCCGACTGGTCGTACATCGCCGCGATCACCCCGATGGTGGCGAGGGACTCGCCGAGACGGCGGCCCCCGGCGTCACCGGTGGGGATCGACCGGGCGTCGAGTTTGCGGAAGAAGGCGGCGAGCTGGTCGCCGACCTGCTTCGGCGTCGCGCCGCGGCCGCCGAGCGGGCAGTCGCTCTGCTGTACGCAGTCCTTCGCGAACGACTTGAAGGCCTCCTCGAAGCCCGCCGTCTGGTCCAGGTTCATCTGGCGCGCCGACAGCGAGGGGTCCATCGCCCCGTCCAGGACCAGGCGGCCGACGCGGTCCGGGAACAGACCGGCGTACGTGGCCCCGAGGAACGTCCCGTACGAGGCGCCGACGTAGTTCAGCTTTCCGTCGCCCAGCACCGCGCGCAGGATGTCCATGTCGCGTGCCGCCTCCGCCGTGGAGACGTGCCGCAGCAGGCGGGCGGCGCGCGCGCCGCAGCCCTCCGCGAACTTGCGGTACGCGGCGACGAGCGCGTCGGTCTCCTTGCCGTCGTCGGG from Streptomyces sp. 6-11-2 encodes:
- a CDS encoding alpha/beta hydrolase — translated: MHIRRALRPNSSRGPRPRTPLRAARAGGTLLAAAALLVSACTPGTTQRRTEPAADAALAALPRATPPILSPYYEQKPAWRSCGVPGFECTTLKAPLDYDRPAAGDVRLAVARKKASGPGKRLGSLLLNPGGPGGSAVAYLQQYAGVGYPAEISARYDLVAMDPRGVSRSEAVQCLDDRDMDTYTQTDFTPDDGKETDALVAAYRKFAEGCGARAARLLRHVSTAEAARDMDILRAVLGDGKLNYVGASYGTFLGATYAGLFPDRVGRLVLDGAMDPSLSARQMNLDQTAGFEEAFKSFAKDCVQQSDCPLGGRGATPKQVGDQLAAFFRKLDARSIPTGDAGGRRLGESLATIGVIAAMYDQSAWPQLRSALASAMKKNDGSTLLALSDSYYERDSGGHYSNLMYANAAVNCLDLPAPFAGPEQVEESLPAFEKASPVFGRGLAWNTLNCAYWPVQPTGRPHRIEAKGAAPIVVVGTTRDPATPYRWAQSLSRQLSSARLLTYDGDGHTAYRRGSRCIDSEINTYLLRGTPPTNGKRCS